Proteins co-encoded in one Muntiacus reevesi chromosome 13, mMunRee1.1, whole genome shotgun sequence genomic window:
- the SEPTIN5 gene encoding septin-5, translated as MDSLAAPQDRLVEPLLSPRTQAQRRLKDIDKQYVGFATLPNQVHRKSVKKGFDFTLMVAGESGLGKSTLVHSLFLTDLYKERKLLSAEERISQTVEILKHTVDIEEKGVKLKLTIVDTPGFGDAVNNSECWKPITDYVDQQFEQYFRDESGLNRKNIQDNRVHCCLYFISPFGHGLRPVDVGFMKALHEKVNIVPLIAKADCLVPGEIRKLKERIREEIDKFGIHVYQFPECDSDEDEDFKQQDRELKESAPFAVIGSNTVVEAKGQRVRGRLYPWGIVEVENQAHCDFVKLRNMLIRTHMHDLKDVTCDVHYENYRAHCIQQMTSKLTQDSRMESPIPILPLPTPDAETEKLIRMKDEELRRMQEMLQKMKQQMQDQ; from the exons ATGGACTCGCTGGCAGCACCCCAGGACCGCCTGGTGGAGCCGCTGCTGTCGCCGCGGACCCAGGCCCAGAGGCGGCTCAAG GACATCGACAAGCAGTACGTGGGCTTTGCCACGCTGCCTAACCAAGTGCACCGCAAGTCTGTGAAGAAGGGCTTCGACTTCACGCTCATGGTGGCCG GGGAGTCAGGCCTGGGGAAGTCCACACTGGTCCACAGCCTCTTCCTGACCGACCTCTACAAGGAGCGGAAACTGCTGAGTGCTGAGG aACGCATCAGCCAGACGGTTGAGATCCTAAAGCACACAGTGGACATTGAAGAGAAGggagtgaagctgaagctcaccATCGTGGACACACCAGGCTTTGGGGATGCCGTCAACAACTCTGAGTG CTGGAAGCCCATCACCGACTATGTGGACCAGCAGTTTGAGCAGTATTTCCGGGACGAGAGTGGCCTCAACCGCAAGAACATCCAGGACAACCGCGTGCACTGCTGCCTATACTTCATCTCCCCTTTTGGGCACGG GCTGCGGCCAGTGGACGTGGGCTTCATGAAGGCCCTGCATGAGAAGGTGAACATCGTGCCCCTCATTGCCAAGGCCGACTGTCTTGTCCCCGGGGAGATCCGCAAGCTGAAAGAGCGG ATCCGGGAGGAGATTGACAAGTTTGGGATCCACGTGTACCAGTTTCCTGAGTGTGACTCGGATGAGGATGAGGACTTCAAGCAGCAGGACCGGGAACTGAAG GAGAGCGCACCTTTCGCTGTTATCGGCAGCAACACGGTGGTGGAGGCCAAGGGGCAGCGGGTCCGGGGGCGTCTGTACCCGTGGGGGATCGTGGAGG TGGAGAACCAGGCGCACTGCGACTTCGTGAAGCTTCGCAACATGCTGATCCGCACGCACATGCACGACCTCAAGGACGTGACCTGCGACGTGCACTACGAGAACTACCGCGCACACTGCATCCAGCAGATGACCAG CAAGCTGACGCAGGACAGCCGCATGGAGAGCCCAATACCCATCCTGCCGCTGCCCACACCCGACGCTGAGACTGAAAAGCTCATCAGGATGAAAGATGAGGAg CTAAGGCGGATGCAAGAGATGCTGCAGAAAATGAAGCAGCAGATGCAGGACCAGTGA
- the GP1BB gene encoding platelet glycoprotein Ib beta chain: MGFGPRGALSLLLLLLAPPGRPAAGCPAPCRCAGTRVDCGRRGLTWASLPAAFPPDTTELVLTGNNLTALPPGLLDALPGLRSAHLGANPWRCDCHLLPLRAWLAGRPEREPYRDLRCAAPPALRGRLLPYLAEDELRATCPPGALCRGALAAQLLLLVLGLLHAVLLALLLCRLRSLRARATRRRPLSAPLAAERSSPEPSD, translated from the exons ATGGGCTTCG GGCCGCGCGGGGCGCTgagcctgctgctgcttctgctcgCGCCGCCGGGCCGCCCGGCCGCAGGTTGTCCCGCCCCCTGTCGCTGCGCGGGGACGCGCGTGGACTGCGGGCGCCGCGGGCTGACCTGGGCCTCGCTGCCGGCCGCCTTCCCGCCGGACACGACCGAGCTGGTGCTGACCGGCAACAACCTGACGGCGCTGCCGCCGGGGCTGCTGGACGCGCTGCCGGGGCTGCGCAGCGCACACCTGGGCGCCAACCCCTGGCGCTGCGACTGCCACCTGCTGCCGCTGCGGGCCTGGCTGGCCGGCCGGCCCGAGCGCGAGCCCTACCGCGACCTGCGCTGCGCCGCGCCCCCCGCCCTGCGGGGCCGCCTGCTGCCCTACCTGGCGGAGGACGAGCTGCGCGCCACCTGCCCGCCCGGCGCGCTCTGCCGCGGGGCGCTGGCGGCGCAGCTCCTGCTGCTCGTCCTCGGGCTGCTGCACGCGGTGTTGCTGGCGCTGCTGCTGTGCCGCCTGCGGAGCCTGCGCGCTCGCGCCACCCGCCGGAGGCCGCTGAGCGCCCCGCTGGCCGCCGAGCGCTCGTCCCCCGAGCCGAGCGACTGA